The DNA segment ctgcgcggtcaccccgcctgcgttgtgcttctcggccctcggcttcttcctcccgagacacacctgcgcggtcaccccgcctgcgttgcgctcctcggcccttagctttccgcctcccgagacacacctacgcggtcaccccgcctgcgttgtgcttctCGGCCCTCAGCTTCTACGTCCCGAGACAcacatgcgcggtcaccccgcctgcgttgcgctcctcggccctcagcttctgcctcccgagacacacctgcgcggtcaccccgcctgtgttgtgctcctcggccctcagctttccgcctcccgagacacacctgcgcggtcaccccacctgcgttgtgctcctcggccctcggcttctgcctcccgagacacacctgtgcggtcaccccgcctgcgttgtgctcctcggccctcggcttctgcctcccgagacacacctgcgcggtcaccccgcctgtgttgtgctcctcagccctcgGCTTCTGCCTctcgagacacacctgtgcggtcaccccgcctgcgttgtgctcctcggccctcggcttctgcctcccgagacacacctgcgcggtcaccccgcctgcgttgtgctcctcggccctcggcttctgcgtcccgagacacacctgcgcggtcacccggcctgtgttgtgctcctcagccctcggcttctgcctcccgagacacacctgcgcggtcaccccgcctgcgttgcgcACCTCGACCCTCGACTGCTCCATTACCCCCGAGTCCAATCCTCCTCAGCCTCCCGACTAAATCACACGTCTCGGCCTAGTGCTGCCCGAGATGCATTCACGCGGTCGACCCGTCTACGGCGCGCCCCTCAGGCCCGCCTGAACAGCTCGCTTGAAGCagaaagccatgcatcggactccctacctgcaaaaccgacgcatagctcctttcgggtggtgcatatgataggggtaaaaaaactgatttgacataacaccccggatttgacgtaatgcaCCCCCACGCCGGACACCCTGTGTGGCACCTGGTTCCTGAACGAGCATTAACGACGACATGACGCACACCTACACCCACCATACCCAAgcaacctcctcggctgacccccCGTGGCCGGTCAAGGCAAgggaaggcgctgactgacaccccccataccctgcggcagctcggccttccacgtaACTTCCacaacgacagacgccatcagaggtacggccccgcCCCGGTAGGGtggcacgtcaggtaacatcaaacccacttataaataccccctgacTCCCAACAGGAAGGGGGGGGGACAATCTCACTAAAATACTCATTTCTGCTTCATTGACTTAATTGTCGGAGGGGCCGGGCCGAgcaaccgacccgacctgtgtgcaggtactcgaccgccaCTTAATCCACCCGACGCCACGGAGCTTTCCGGCCAGCGGCCTCCGTGGCAGCCACCGCAACCACCCAAGAGGAGCCACATCTGATCCcagtcatttggagccctgaactagCCACGTCGACCCCAAGGTCACGGctgaaaaagttacttaccgtaacaacagCTATTATAACTTATCGATCGCTTTTTGCCTTTCCATCATTTGGTAGAGAAAAAAACATGATATGCATGGAGACGATTTGGAACTCACTTGATTGGCAGCTCGGCCATGATCGACGATAAGTCGAAAAGAGATCCATTAAAATCTGACAGTGGTGGTCAGCTAGGAGACAAGGAGATGACATCATCTGAGAGCATCGAATGATCAGAAAGAATCACCACAGAAAGAAGACGATTCACACATTTACACCCAGTGATCTTTCACCCAT comes from the Musa acuminata AAA Group cultivar baxijiao chromosome BXJ1-10, Cavendish_Baxijiao_AAA, whole genome shotgun sequence genome and includes:
- the LOC135595622 gene encoding uncharacterized protein LOC135595622; the protein is MTTEPSGKIWLVAYHRPQLSASRDTPARSPRLRCASRPSASSSRDTPARSPRLRCAPRPLAFRLPRHTYAVTPPALCFSALSFYVPRHTCAVTPPALRSSALSFCLPRHTCAVTPPVLCSSALSFPPPETHLRGHPTCVVLLGPRLLPPETHLCGHPACVVLLGPRLLPPETHLRGHPACVVLLSPRLLPLETHLCGHPACVVLLGPRLLPPETHLRGHPACVVLLGPRLLRPETHLRGHPACVVLLSPRLLPPETHLRGHPACVAHLDPRLLHYPRVQSSSASRLNHTSRPSAARDAFTRSTRLRRAPQARLNSSLEAESHASDSLPAKPTHSSFRVVHMIGVKKLI